Genomic segment of Sander lucioperca isolate FBNREF2018 chromosome 20, SLUC_FBN_1.2, whole genome shotgun sequence:
GCACTCACAATCACAGCCTGCTCTCTGGTGTTGTGTCTGCACTCAAAATGTAGCCTGCATGGTGTGCTGGATAATAGTCCAATAACACAAATTATATTATTTGATTATACCAAATACTACTGGTCCAGCTGCAACTCCATAGCAAATATGGAGAATATGGAGAGATTATATTTGCAAATTATGGGATTATGTTATAGAAATGCTTAGGTAGTTAGGGTCCTACAGAAATAATCTCTTAATATTTTCAAAACTTTTACATATTATAAAAGGTCAGTAAAAccttatttatgttatttattaatgGTTATACTGTTGATAAGTTATGGTATAATTACTGATCCTATCGCTGCTGTGTGCTGTGTCATTCCTCAGACTGAAGAACTCATTAAACCTTTGAAATAACAGGTTGTATCTCCATCAGGTCATGGTGTAATTATCACTGAGATCAGTCTGCCAGTTTACATGGGCAGATCACTTAAAAGCTTAAGTGTTTAAGGGTGGAGTGGTTGTGTGCTTTGCAATTAAATATAGTAAGCACATGCATTTATTACACCAGCGTTGCTTTTTAATCAAACTGCAGAttgaagaagagaaaaaaatacaaaacacacaggaTATGAAATCGATTATTAGGCTCAGTTTTGCAACAgtttatttatcttaaaaattaaaatatatatttacaaaaattgTCGCTTTTAATTGTCGCATACACCCACAACAAAAAGCTCAACATAAATAAGTTAGTATaattttttcagtgtttttgaaaaaaaaggtacACTACAAAGTTTTACACCAAATGAGGCAGTGTCACTTAATTTTCTGCCCTCAAAAAATGAGAAATCAACAATAGTGCAATTACATGTTCCACATGAATTCAACACCACAAAGACAAATCTTTGATTCACATATTTGCATAATAAAGTAGCCCAGTGCAATAACATATTTTATCTATGTTAACCTGGACTACACCGATTATTACAAGGGGCGGATTATGTGACCTAAAAGCCACTAAAAGATAAACTCacctaatttaaaaaataaaagctaaCTCTTAGGATTATTAGCAAATACTGTTACAATTTGGTTGGATATTGCTCAGCAGTTTAGCTCCCACCCCTCCCCTCACCCCGAGAACAAAAAAGGTTCAAACTTTGGCAAAAACAAAACGAAAAATAAAATtaggaaaaaaataacattgtaaGAAAAAATGGGGGAAAGAAGGAGACTAtatttgcatgtaaactttATCTGTCATGGTGGTTCCCAGTTAGATGGACCCTCATCTTACAGTGTGGCCATCAGGGCCTTCAAAAACAAGATTTATAACACTGGAACAAATAAAGCCAAAGAAAAAGTTATGACATTTTGTTTCCACACAACCCTGACTTTTGATATCTGCATTTTTTAAACTTACATCAATTACCTGAATAATGACACAATATGACCACTTTAACAAAATAATATTTCTGTTGGAAATTGCACTGCAACTTCCCGAGTCAAAGTCACACACTTattcaaaaacatttaacaaaaaGGTATGAAAAGCATAATATGCTTTTTTGTATGTGCTACATCTGAAACATAGGTagtagataaaaaaaatgagcaaATATCCATTTGCACAATGCTACATTGTCTGCTGCTTCTGAGGCAATTTAATTGAAATGAGTGCCAAAACTTGATAGTGTACATAATCAGTGCTTGTGcagcctctcctcctcccttcttTAGGAAAAGGctgctttttttatattttctctcCCATCCGTCAGGTGATGAGAAAGGCTACAGTATTCCACCAGCAACAGGTCTCCCCGCTCTGTGGGACACGAAGAGGAAACTGGCTGTTGAATGGTGCAATTGAAAAAGCAGTTGCTCATGCTTGATATCcctcatgcagacacacacacacacacacacacacacacacacacacacacacacagtgaacagTTATAGCACGAAGGGTTGTCAAAgataaaaggaaaaaacaacatGCAAGTTTGAAGGGCTGATGACGTGTTGCTGTGTGCATGacataaatgtgtgtttacaaCTGTTACTGATGCTGATGATACACAAGTAGCCTACACACAACTCTATTGGCGCCCAATAGGCCTTTAAAAGCCGATTGTTAGTATTTTACACATTGAAAACCTTTACGTTATTACCAATTCAAATAACAATTAAATAGTGAGATGATGATTTCTAACCTGGCACTGCTTTTCACTCCACCTCCGCGCTCTTCTCTGACCTGCTGGGTCTCTCCTCCGCGGCTTTTACCGCCTGACTTCCTGCACCGTCCGAGTggtcttcatcatcatcttcgtCGGTATGCGACCTTTTCCTCTGACACTCGCTGGAGCAGAGACCtggcagacaaaaaaaaagttgtcagGGTGTTGGTGTGTAGAGCTGCAcgtccactttaaaaaaaaaataaaaaaaataaaaggcacCTGACATCCTCGGCAGCCTGGAGATTTATTTTACTACCGAGAATAGCCCGAgttagaaaaaaatgtgcaaaCTAAAATCGAATTAATAAGCACGAGTTTGATCCCATAAACATGCGCATTACATTGCCACACTCATTAATAAGATATTAAATTACGTTAACATCTGTAGGCCTAAAGAAAGATTTTTCCAGCACACTTTTGTTTGGGGGATCAACCGATCGTGGCCAAGGTTGATCCCCCGGACACAACTGTTGCTTAGCGCCTCTGCATTGCGGCACAGCGAAACAAAACTGCGTGGCAGCCTTAATAAGTCTAGGTAAATCACCTGAAGTTTCTGAACGTCTTTTTCTCGAACCATCTCTGCGTGGTTGATCCGACTGGCGCTCACTCCTCGTCTCGGCATCCTGCCGGTTGTTATCGCCGGGGAAGTCCTCATCTCGCTGGGGCCGCTGGCTCCCGTGAGGCTGTCGGACATAAAACTCCGGTGCGTTGCGGTCCTCCTGCCAGACGTAATTGAGCGGAGCGAGCGGTCTCTCGTTGACGGGATCGAAATTGTACTTCTCCGTGAAACCCTGCACATCTTCCTGTATCGAAGCCGTCACATTCCTTTGTATCTCCGCTGGGTCAGGTCTGCCGAAAAGGTTTCTGCGGACCGAAGGTCTGACGTTGTCTGGCTGCCGCGCATCCACCCTCTCCAATGTCGGGCTCGCATTAGAAAGGCGAACATCTGACATTTTGTTGCACATATGACaaggggcaaaaacaaaacaaacaacaaccaaaCCCTTTTAAACTTCTATTTCCAAGTAGTATTCCTTTAAAAATGCAAAGTCACAGGGATGATGCGTGCATACTCCGCGCCTATCATCCGAAACGCGTAAGCGCAAAAATGGAATAAAGCGTCTCCAAGGGCgcgggggggggaggggggggggtttaaaAGAGCCACTCCTGTCAAGTCCGTAGTAAAGCTGATGAAAACAACAAGTCAAGTCATAACAGCCAACATGGCGTTAGAGTGAGCAATGAGTGAAGAAGAAAAGTTGACATCAAGGACTATTTAAACAGAGAAGGCGATTCATTGGTCTGCGCACTAGGACCGCCCATTGAGCTCTCTTAAAGTCGAACagaggcaacaacaacacagagctGGAATGGATCAACTCCACACATGAATATGGTCCAATTAATCGGTTTGATTGGTTAAATACGTAAAGAGCAAAAGAGGCTGTGGTCATAATGGAGTGTATTATTTAGCTTTATCTTTCCATTAGTGCTTTTTTCCAGCAGGCATTAGGTTAAACATTAACTAAACACCTACAGGTCAAAGATATCATTTGATCTCATTAACTGTCATTTCTATCTCTGTGTGCAGGCACTGTAGATGCCCTGAATAAAAAGTGTGATAAGAAAACAAGTAGGTAGGACAACAAGGCGTACTAGGCTGAGTTCTTGCTCCAGGCTGGTAATACTATCACAGGAATCAATCAAATGATCGTTTGACTGCTGACAGATCTCATTGCTTGATCTGATTTGGTGTCACATAAATGATTTAGGCACCCTTGATTCAATCAGAGTAAATCCATTCAGTTACAGCGTCAAGGCTATTGAAGGACAATGAGACACTGAAATGAGGTTTTAtgcaggaaaacaacaaaaaatccaCAAATCTGCCTCCTGGCATCCGATGACATCAGCTCTTGAGCAGAAAGCCTTCCGTCATTGTTGGCACGGTGCTTATCGCTGTCAGACTTTGCCACTGGTGCCACAGAGGTGGTTTGTGTGCTTCACTGGTTGTAATTGCTTTTGTGTGCTTGAAATTTAAATACCAAGGAAACAGCAAGTGGtgcagttttaaaatataaataaaaaaagaccttgaaatacaaacagaaatacaaacagaaatacaaacaGTGGGCAGGGGGGGGGGTTCTGTTTGCATCTTAAAAATTCCTGACTTACAATTTTATTTGATGTTCATGCCAATACTTAAGTTATTGAATTTATTTTCTGTACATCCCAGGGCTCCATAGGAATCCTGGAGTAATTAAAGTAATGCATCTGCAATAGTAAGCATTCCTTGTGCCCAGAAGTTCACTACGTCCTAACTTAAACCCAAGCGAATGTCGCACTGCATTCCTCTTCAGCATTTGCCAGTAAAAAAACCAATGGGCCTGCCTGCCTTAAAGACCATGCTGTTTCAATTAGCCCTCGAAACGTCCAACATCTCGTGATGAATACAGCGAGGCCATCTGTTATATCGATGTTATCGCCGGGAATCACACTTAATCCATAATGTGTTTATGCTGCTGCAAACTGTGCACGATGTTGTACAGAGTGATCCCCaagatgaaaacatttttgatcAAAATGATGAAGAGCAAGTGAGAAAGGGGGCAAGAGAACATTTTGTTTGGGTCagatacagtaaaatgtgtattttgaaaatgggaGTAACTGTTAAACACTGTGTGTAACCGAGTGGGATGATGCAACTGCAGCAGATTCTGTCACTAAAACGAACATTAGTTTAAACAAGATTAAACAGTCACAAAACAGAGAAAGGTCACTGTACgtatcttcttttcttttttttttttttaatagtttaaaataacagaaaagtcAACAGTGCCCCCTCTGACCATAGACGCAGAGATCAGATGGATAACAGTGATGCGTCATGTCAACAATAACGTGTCTATAGTTAGAGATAATCAGTcataaatgttaatgttaacataTGCTGCTGAAAAGTGATAACATGTGTTttcttataataaaaaaagggggggggggtcattaAAACATTGCAGTTGCAACAGGCATCATTTATCAAGTGCAAGAATACATTGTAGGT
This window contains:
- the LOC116039819 gene encoding cyclin-dependent kinase inhibitor 1B-like isoform X1 → MCNKMSDVRLSNASPTLERVDARQPDNVRPSVRRNLFGRPDPAEIQRNVTASIQEDVQGFTEKYNFDPVNERPLAPLNYVWQEDRNAPEFYVRQPHGSQRPQRDEDFPGDNNRQDAETRSERQSDQPRRDGSRKRRSETSGLCSSECQRKRSHTDEDDDEDHSDGAGSQAVKAAEERPSRSEKSAEVE
- the LOC116039819 gene encoding cyclin-dependent kinase inhibitor 1B-like isoform X2; this encodes MCNKMSDVRLSNASPTLERVDARQPDNVRPSVRRNLFGRPDPAEIQRNVTASIQEDVQGFTEKYNFDPVNERPLAPLNYVWQEDRNAPEFYVRQPHGSQRPQRDEDFPGDNNRQDAETRSERQSDQPRRDGSRKRRSGLCSSECQRKRSHTDEDDDEDHSDGAGSQAVKAAEERPSRSEKSAEVE